The DNA region gagagagagagagagagagagaaactaaGTATCCTTTGGACAAAAAATGAGTTCAAACTGACAAAAACAAgtttatttgaagttgaagatggGAAAACAATTTGTACAAATTGAGATTTGTGAGTTGAAGATTTGAGAAACTTCACTTGAAAAACATCATGGCCAAACTTCAACTTGCAAATGCTGCTTCCGTATTTGCAAGTGAAGCTATGGGCCAAGCGAGTCCTAAGTCTCTCCAAGTTCAAAACCTGGGAATAATCAGGGGAGGTAGCCCTTGCGCAGTTGCAAAATCATGAAATCTAAGCACGAAGCATAATGGACAGTTGCTTCAGTATATTTGGTCACATAATGAATTCTTCATTATCTAAATTAATGGATATCGATTCAGttgcatataagtataaagacATTGCATACCTTACAAAATTGGTGTAACACAATCCACGAGTAACTCACAAATTTCACACAATTACTATTTATCAAGTTGATTATATCAGAATAAAATGTTCAAGGTGGTTTTGCTTCGAAAATTCGACAAAAGAGTTTTTGCAAAAATCTGAAAAGATTTTCGAATACAAACTTTCAAAGTCTTTAAGAAAACACCACCCAAGTGTGTAATCTTGAGTTCCCAGTCTACCTATGTTTTTAAGATAAAGTCCCAGTCTACCTATGTACAGGATAGATAAGTCTATATacaaaaaaaactaaaagaaacCCATCGAAAATGTACCGAGGGGGAGAAATTTAACCAATTACCTGAACAGGGAAGTCCATCTGCGGTCTCCTAGTAGACCAGTTGATGTTATCCCAGTTCACTGTTGGTGGAAACATCTTGTAGTCTTTTTGCATGAAGAATCCCTGTTCAGCAGATATTTTGTTAACAAGTTCAAAAGAAAATGTTCCCATCATTCTGAAGTTACTAATACACAAAAAGCAACCTGACATTCTTCGGCAATGATATTGATGGAATCAAGCCACTTAACTGACCGGGCACCTATCACACCTGGGACAACCACACGCAGCGGATAGCCATGATCCCTATTGAGTGGCTGCACACGTGAAGCAATTAAGGTTAGTATGGCATGTTGCAAGTTGAGCCAACTTATAAGGTTTTAAAGGAAATTTCAAGGGCAGAAGCAGAAGTTTCTAAGCTGATATTGAAAATGCTAGTCTTCTCATTACCAAGCATATCGAGCAGAGAAACAAAACTTacaaaataaatttagaatAGCATGCTCAAAATGCCACTTTTTATTAAGAATGCTCAACAAGCAATTAGAAGCATAATTTTCTGTCAATCAGATATCCCCCTCTTTCTTCTCATTGATTGCTCTCTGATGAACTGCTCAACAAAATagatgacattttttttttaagtgggAACAAATTCAGAAAGTTACCCCCAGTTGAAGCAATTTTCAAATAAGATTCTTTGGTTTTTTGTACAGAAACTTATAAACTGCACTATTTAATGTTTAACAAGGGAAAACACGAACTCACattaaatttctctttttaagtGTACAATAGGTAAGTTATACAGAGAACAATCTATGTGGGTCTCTTAAAGTTTTTAAGAGTATAACTTGTTTGAATACTTTGTGTTGGAAAAGTGGGTTTTGTGTTGGAACGGGCTAAAAAGGTATAAATCAATTTGAAGAACAGGTAACACTAGTTGAATCAATTTGAGATGTAAATTTTTTTCAACATAGGTAATAAGCAACTACATCATTCGGAAAGCTGAATAAGGACGATAAGTCAAATCAATATAAGAGCCTGTTtagatgggcttaaaaaaagcagcttataagctgttttcagcttataagttgctttagataagctaagccaaacgggcccaattatttttttagactTATTTTAGGCACAAAATGGCCTATAAgttggccagccaaacactcaaaaaagctgaaaacagcttataagcaacttataagccaatccaaacaggctctaagacTGAAGTCGTACACATCGAATGTAAAGCATACCATCATCTTACAAgacaacaaaagaagaaaatgagaaaacaaacatacttaataatgacagaaaacaaaaaaatttgtaGTACCTCGCCATTCATCTCATAAGCGAGCAGAACATCAGCTTCAGGGTTTGTAGCCTGATTCAATGGAATTGATGCCTTATAAGGGCCTCCTTTTTCCTCCTAGAATCATAAAGGAGAttttacaacaacaaaaacaacatacccagtgtaatcccagaAGTCGGGTAGGGAGGAAACTTTACAGCAAAGTATATATTTCTAGCTAAGAaaagtaaaagaagaaaagggaaaaagggggATAAcatttaccctgtgcgcacccgaagggtagaggttgcgggttcccttgtcataaaaaaaaaagggggaggatAACCTGTTTTATAAAGGCATGAGATATCCTACATAATCACCTTACACTTGTCAATGCTCACAAATTCAACATGCTTTCCTCCAGATTGTGTGATACTTGTCAAATAAGGTATCCCAGCTAATTTTAGAACATCTGCCAGTTTCGCCCCACCCCAAACAGCTGAAATCCACAACAATGTAATTAGTTAAATGTGAATTTATTTTCACTCAAATGAGGCATCAACAAGCATTTTCAGCAAAAAAGGTTTTTCTTTTGAGTGGTAACAAAAAAGCAAAACAGGTTTTTGTGAAGTCATACTCAAAACAGACACTAAATTCTGGTGGAGCAAAGTCAACCAGTTGATTAATCAATTGTATTCTCGTGATGAATTGAGGCACTTTCAGTGTATAGTAAAGTCAACCAGAAACCACTTTTTCAGGTTGATGTGTgttaggagttttttttttttttacacaaaaACCTTGTGATGATTGCTCTGCCTTATTAATCAATTTTTGTAGAGTCATACTCAAAACAAACACTAAATTTTTCAAGGAAAACTTAACAGAATAACCAagtaacaaagaaaataaaaaatagtaagTCAAACAAATAATAAAGCATCTTGAAATCAGTGTAAATATATAGGAAGTGAAGCCTCTCAGATgtagaagaaaaagggaagaatcCACACAAATCAGTTAAAGCAGTTGCGTTTTACCAAGTCTTTTATCACAAGAAATTAAAAGTAATAGGAGGAGCTACAAAGGGGGATTTGGTAGTCTCCTTTTAAATCCAATGATGGAGTAAAACATAGAACAAAAAACTATTGGAGGTGTATGGTAGTGTAATAAGTgtaaagggcagcccggtgcaccaAGCTCtccggggaagggccgcacCCCAAGGGGTGCGACATAGACAACCTACCTTATGTTAAGTGTAGTAAGTGTACCAAGCAAATATCCTTTGACTCTCTTCTGTTAGTACTTACTGTTCTAGACTTAAATAGAATTGCATTAGCAGAAATTTGGCCCACTCTAATAATCTTTAAAATTGTCTTTGGCTACTTAGAGAAGAATGGTCCCTTCTGGGAAATCCAATAAAATTGGAATGGTACTTAGAGAAGAATGTGTATACATGATCACAAATAGATAATGAACAGAAATGTAAACTTCTCAACATAGAAAAGTTGAATTATGTCTACCTATTTGCGACTTCTCCATCCAATCTAATCTATTTCTGTAAGTTTTCTACAGCAGTAGATGAGAACCAGATATTAGATCAAGCATTTATATGATGGAAACACTGCATGTTTAACCAATAGACACCAAAATATGCTTGGATGACCCTGGATGAAAAGCTTCATTGTTTTCACAGGatgtcaaaacaaaaaaaggaatatATTTCTTAGTAGGCAAAGAGTAAGACATCAGATAACTTGGCAAGAAATCTGAATCAATTTACCGTTTCCTATAGCAGAAATATCCCAACCAACTCCTCTCACTGTCCGACTCTTGCTCATAGCAGTTCTTCTGTTACCAGCACACTAGAGAAGGATTAAACAAATTAGTAGCAAATAGCTGAATGATCAACATTAGTGCATATTTCCCTCATGAGAATTTTACAAGATATGGcccaaaattttctttaattttatcaTTTCCCAATCCATAACTCTCTCCCAGCAACGAACACAATGATCTAGAGCCGGGGAATGAGCATTTACCTGTAAAGTGGCAGTAACCGTATATTTTGGAAGCTtcctattatttatttaaaaaaataaaaaaaattagtcaattaTTTGAGTGAGTTGCATGAAAATTGAAGTACTAATGTAAAGTAGTATGCACAGTACATTCTAGTATCCTCACCAAATATCCTTCATAAACAGCTCCTTGGAATTTTCAACAAGACCACATAGAGAAACGGAATACCTGAAGAATGGCTCAGCACTATCAGcaaaaaaacactcaaaaataACATAACCATGAAAGGATTTTACAAAAACAAGCCAAGGTATAAAACCTCTCAATGTCATCCACAACCGGTATGGGTCCGTGGTTTCTCTTGTAAAAGAAATCAACAGGAGTGACATAAGATGAAATCAGATCAGAACGCGTTGGCTCAGCATTAAAGGGTTCCTACACCACAATTAAATAATTAGCAATTCCCGTAATGATTTG from Lycium ferocissimum isolate CSIRO_LF1 chromosome 2, AGI_CSIRO_Lferr_CH_V1, whole genome shotgun sequence includes:
- the LOC132047317 gene encoding sulfite oxidase, which gives rise to MPGIKGPSDYSREPRRHPSLKINAKEPFNAEPTRSDLISSYVTPVDFFYKRNHGPIPVVDDIERYSVSLCGLVENSKELFMKDIWKLPKYTVTATLQCAGNRRTAMSKSRTVRGVGWDISAIGNAVWGGAKLADVLKLAGIPYLTSITQSGGKHVEFVSIDKCKEEKGGPYKASIPLNQATNPEADVLLAYEMNGEPLNRDHGYPLRVVVPGVIGARSVKWLDSINIIAEECQGFFMQKDYKMFPPTVNWDNINWSTRRPQMDFPVQSAICSLEDVSVVKHGKITIKGYAVSGGGRGIERVDVSIDGGKSWVEATRYQRIGIPYIADDSGSDKWAWVFFEAEANIPQRAEIVAKAVDIAANVQPESIDSIWNLRGILNTSWHRVQVRVGQANL